One genomic segment of Fusobacterium nucleatum includes these proteins:
- a CDS encoding glycosyltransferase family 9 protein — protein MKNLIKKLNRIFQDYMREKRLKIGKYIWDRKEKAKIIEGDNFLEDNDIKSILFLRYDGKIGDMVVNSLMFREIKKVYPNIKIGVVARGAAIDIIKDNSNVDKIYEYYKDRKKIKDLALKIKEEKYDLLIDFSEMLRVNQMMLINLCGARFNIGLNRKEWKLFDLSIKSDKDFKWTEHITNRYLAYLVKLGLKKENIDISYDIYLKDEKKYKAFFNEIKESKKLILNPYGASKHKSFSVENLENIINYLKNRDIAIILVYFGDKYKELEFLEKKYKYVYMPQKIESILDTAILIKESDYVISPDTSIVHIASALNKKMITVYPPKGGKYGVDHLVWAPKSEYSRVIFCKDKTGTYDEIDINTFNFDEIKEEILKLINNSD, from the coding sequence ATGAAAAATTTAATAAAAAAATTAAACAGAATTTTTCAGGATTATATGAGAGAGAAAAGATTAAAAATAGGAAAATATATTTGGGATAGAAAAGAAAAAGCTAAAATAATAGAAGGGGACAATTTTTTAGAAGATAATGATATAAAGTCTATACTATTTTTAAGATATGATGGGAAAATCGGAGATATGGTAGTAAATTCTTTGATGTTTCGTGAAATAAAAAAAGTATATCCAAATATAAAAATTGGAGTTGTAGCAAGAGGAGCAGCAATAGATATAATAAAAGATAATTCTAATGTTGATAAGATTTATGAGTATTATAAAGATAGAAAAAAGATTAAAGATTTAGCTTTAAAGATAAAGGAAGAAAAATACGATTTATTGATAGATTTTTCAGAAATGTTAAGAGTTAATCAAATGATGTTAATAAATTTATGTGGAGCTAGATTTAATATAGGACTTAATAGAAAAGAATGGAAATTGTTTGATTTATCTATTAAAAGTGATAAAGATTTTAAATGGACAGAGCATATAACAAATAGATATTTAGCTTATTTAGTGAAATTAGGATTAAAAAAAGAAAATATAGATATTTCTTATGATATTTATTTAAAGGATGAAAAGAAATATAAAGCTTTTTTTAATGAAATAAAAGAAAGTAAAAAATTAATTTTAAATCCTTATGGTGCAAGTAAACATAAAAGTTTTAGTGTAGAAAATTTGGAGAATATTATAAATTATTTAAAAAATAGAGATATAGCTATTATTTTAGTATATTTTGGAGATAAATATAAGGAATTAGAATTTTTAGAAAAAAAATATAAGTATGTTTATATGCCCCAAAAAATAGAAAGCATTTTAGATACTGCTATTTTAATAAAAGAAAGTGATTATGTTATAAGTCCAGATACTTCAATAGTTCATATAGCAAGTGCTTTGAACAAAAAAATGATAACAGTTTATCCACCAAAGGGAGGAAAATATGGGGTTGACCATTTAGTATGGGCACCAAAATCAGAATATAGTAGAGTTATTTTTTGTAAAGACAAAACTGGAACTTATGATGAGATTGATATAAATACTTTTAATTTTGATGAAATAAAAGAAGAAATCTTAAAACTGATAAATAATTCAGATTAA
- a CDS encoding glycosyltransferase: MKKILFKSGSTMMGGLEKVQIEYINFLLEQEKYQVKIVIENDNGRDNALEKYINSKIIYLKDFNYILKIRKLRENRKKSLWSRIKYNFAISKEKKYADEKFLQIYKEYKPDIVIDFDSSLTKIIDKLDLSKDLVWIHSSIENWKKKKNKINKFVDRISKYDKIVCICKEMKEDLIKLKSSLRNKVDFLYNPIDFDKIKKLSEEDFYEEDKKFLENKYLLSIARLDCIPKDFETLFKAYEKAKKDGYDGKLYIIGDGPDKEKVEKLKEDNVYKDEIILLGRKENPYNWLKKADKLILSSRYEGFAMVTLEGLCLGKNVIASNCKTGPKEILADNRGKLFKVGDYLTLSKYIVLEDNQKDLKFNLEEFERNKIFEKFLEILED, from the coding sequence ATGAAAAAAATACTTTTTAAAAGTGGAAGCACTATGATGGGAGGACTTGAAAAAGTTCAAATTGAATATATAAATTTTTTATTAGAGCAAGAAAAATATCAAGTAAAAATTGTAATAGAAAATGATAATGGAAGAGATAATGCCCTAGAAAAATATATAAATTCTAAAATTATTTATCTAAAAGATTTTAACTATATTTTAAAAATAAGAAAACTAAGAGAAAATAGAAAAAAAAGTTTATGGTCAAGGATAAAATATAATTTTGCTATATCAAAAGAGAAAAAATATGCTGATGAAAAATTTTTACAAATCTATAAAGAATATAAACCTGATATTGTAATAGATTTTGATTCAAGTTTAACAAAAATAATTGATAAATTAGATTTATCTAAAGATTTAGTTTGGATACATAGTTCTATTGAAAATTGGAAAAAGAAAAAAAATAAAATAAATAAATTTGTAGATAGAATTTCAAAATATGATAAAATAGTTTGTATTTGTAAAGAAATGAAAGAAGATTTGATTAAGTTAAAAAGTAGTCTAAGAAATAAAGTAGATTTCTTATATAATCCTATTGATTTTGATAAAATAAAAAAATTATCAGAAGAAGATTTTTATGAAGAAGATAAAAAATTTTTAGAAAATAAATATTTATTATCAATAGCAAGATTAGATTGTATACCAAAAGATTTTGAGACTTTATTTAAGGCTTATGAAAAAGCTAAAAAAGATGGTTATGATGGTAAATTATATATTATAGGAGATGGACCAGATAAAGAGAAAGTTGAGAAGTTAAAAGAAGATAATGTCTACAAAGATGAGATTATATTATTGGGAAGAAAAGAAAATCCATATAATTGGCTAAAAAAAGCTGATAAGTTAATTTTATCTTCAAGATATGAAGGATTTGCAATGGTAACATTAGAGGGCTTATGTTTAGGAAAAAATGTTATTGCTAGTAATTGTAAAACTGGTCCTAAAGAAATTTTAGCAGACAATAGAGGCAAGTTATTCAAAGTTGGAGATTACTTAACATTGTCTAAATATATAGTTTTAGAAGATAATCAAAAAGATTTAAAATTTAATCTTGAAGAATTTGAAAGAAATAAAATATTTGAAAAATTTTTAGAAATTTTGGAGGATTAA
- a CDS encoding polysaccharide deacetylase family protein → MNILILYKNIEDKDIIKDLKNNNVYFLNQKEYSYKKIKELKNKKDIQIIVCIGRNSFLLNIYSYFLNIPVVYTDNMKNIEDIETLLQNKLAYKIRRDLPVLMYHRVIDNKNEIGFYDTYVTKENFEKQMKYLSENNYISLTFKDIQNGEYKKRFDKNKKYVIITFDDGYKDNLKNALPILKKYNMKIVLFLITSESYNKWDTDVENREKEKKFNLMSKEEVKELIASNLVEIGGHTTKHLDMPNVELRTIEEDLKISNKILEEITGYTPISFAYPWGRSTKDVREIVKKEGYKFAVSTEDGPACFSDDLFEIVRVGVYSDDSIEKFALKISGKYPFIREKRNEMKAFRNKIRKFFRIKTK, encoded by the coding sequence ATGAATATACTTATTTTATATAAAAATATTGAGGATAAAGATATTATAAAAGATTTAAAAAATAATAATGTTTATTTTTTAAATCAAAAAGAATATTCTTATAAAAAGATTAAAGAATTAAAAAATAAAAAAGATATTCAAATAATTGTATGCATTGGAAGAAATAGTTTTTTATTAAATATCTATTCATATTTTTTAAATATTCCAGTTGTATATACAGATAATATGAAAAATATAGAAGATATTGAAACTTTACTACAAAATAAACTAGCATATAAAATTAGAAGAGATTTACCTGTGTTAATGTATCATAGAGTGATAGATAATAAAAATGAGATAGGCTTTTATGATACTTATGTTACAAAAGAAAATTTTGAAAAACAGATGAAATATTTAAGTGAAAATAATTACATAAGCCTCACTTTTAAAGATATTCAAAATGGAGAGTATAAAAAAAGATTTGACAAAAATAAAAAATATGTAATCATAACTTTTGATGATGGATATAAAGATAATTTAAAAAATGCTTTACCAATATTAAAAAAATATAATATGAAAATAGTTTTATTTTTAATAACTTCTGAAAGTTATAATAAGTGGGATACAGATGTTGAGAATAGAGAGAAAGAAAAAAAATTTAACTTAATGTCAAAAGAAGAAGTCAAAGAATTGATTGCTTCAAATTTAGTTGAAATTGGAGGACATACAACAAAACATTTGGATATGCCTAATGTAGAATTGAGAACAATAGAAGAAGATTTAAAAATTTCAAATAAAATATTGGAAGAAATAACAGGATACACGCCTATTTCTTTTGCATATCCTTGGGGAAGAAGTACAAAGGATGTCAGAGAAATAGTAAAAAAAGAAGGTTATAAATTTGCTGTTTCAACTGAAGATGGACCAGCTTGTTTTTCAGATGATTTATTTGAAATAGTCAGAGTTGGGGTTTATTCAGATGATAGTATAGAAAAGTTTGCATTAAAAATAAGTGGGAAGTATCCATTCATAAGAGAAAAAAGAAATGAAATGAAAGCTTTTAGAAATAAGATAAGGAAATTTTTTAGAATAAAGACAAAATAA
- a CDS encoding FTR1 family protein has product MKKYFKSLFAFILVFSLFISFSSTNVEAAQKKKYDTWQDVAKDMNIEFQAAKKFIEEGNNDEAYNAMNRAYFGYYEVQGFEKNVMVNIAAKRVNEIEATFRRIKHTLKGNIEGNVAELDKEIDTLAMKVYKDAMVLDGVASIDDPDDLGMRVFGNEQTVTGSETAIKLKSFGASFGLLLREGLEAILVVVAIIAYLVKTGNKKLCKQVYIGMGFGVICSFLLAFLIDWLLGGVGQELMEGITMFLAVAVLFWVSNWILSRSEEQAWSRYIKSQVQKSIDQNSGRALIFSAFLAVVREGAELVLFYKAMLTGGQTNKLYAFYGFLVGAVVLVVIYLIFRYTTVRLPLKPFFMFTSILLFLLCISFMGKGVVELTEAGVISGSTTIPAMNGYQNTWLNIYDRAETLIPQIMLVIASSWMLLNNYFKEKKAKKEAETLAKENK; this is encoded by the coding sequence ATGAAGAAGTATTTTAAATCTTTGTTTGCTTTTATTCTTGTTTTTAGTTTATTTATTTCATTTTCTTCTACAAATGTAGAAGCAGCTCAAAAGAAAAAATATGATACTTGGCAAGATGTTGCTAAGGATATGAATATTGAATTTCAAGCTGCTAAGAAATTTATTGAAGAAGGTAATAATGATGAAGCTTATAATGCAATGAATAGAGCATACTTTGGTTATTATGAAGTTCAAGGGTTTGAAAAAAATGTAATGGTAAATATTGCAGCAAAAAGAGTAAATGAAATTGAAGCAACATTTCGTAGAATAAAACATACTTTAAAAGGTAATATTGAAGGAAATGTAGCTGAGCTAGATAAGGAAATAGATACTCTTGCAATGAAAGTATATAAAGATGCTATGGTACTTGACGGAGTGGCTTCAATAGATGACCCAGATGATTTAGGAATGAGAGTATTTGGTAATGAGCAGACTGTTACAGGTAGTGAGACAGCAATAAAATTAAAATCATTTGGTGCTTCATTTGGACTACTTTTAAGAGAAGGATTGGAAGCAATATTAGTTGTTGTTGCAATTATCGCTTACTTAGTTAAAACAGGAAATAAAAAACTATGTAAACAAGTTTATATAGGTATGGGATTTGGAGTTATTTGTTCTTTCTTATTAGCATTCTTAATAGATTGGTTGCTTGGTGGAGTTGGACAAGAATTGATGGAAGGAATTACAATGTTCCTTGCTGTTGCTGTTCTATTCTGGGTAAGTAACTGGATATTATCTCGTTCAGAAGAACAGGCTTGGTCAAGATATATTAAATCTCAAGTTCAAAAATCTATTGACCAAAATAGTGGAAGAGCATTAATTTTCTCAGCATTCTTAGCAGTAGTAAGAGAAGGTGCTGAATTAGTTCTATTCTATAAAGCTATGTTAACAGGTGGACAAACTAATAAGTTATATGCCTTTTATGGATTTTTAGTTGGAGCAGTAGTTTTAGTTGTAATATATTTAATATTTAGATATACAACAGTAAGATTACCATTAAAACCATTCTTTATGTTTACAAGTATTCTTTTATTCTTATTATGTATTTCATTTATGGGAAAAGGAGTTGTAGAACTTACTGAAGCAGGAGTTATATCTGGAAGTACAACAATTCCAGCTATGAATGGTTACCAAAATACTTGGCTTAACATCTATGATAGAGCTGAAACTTTAATACCACAAATTATGTTAGTAATTGCTTCTTCTTGGATGCTTTTAAATAATTATTTCAAAGAAAAAAAGGCAAAAAAAGAAGCAGAAACATTAGCAAAGGAAAATAAATAA
- a CDS encoding polysaccharide deacetylase family protein encodes MIKIFEYFFKKEIPVLMYHRLINNKEEIGKNTIYLNVDEFEKQLKYLKDNNYITITFKDLYKIPKKERKNKKYIILTFDDGYKDNYNLLFPLLKKYNMKAVIYMVSDEKYNIWDVEASGEKRFDLMSKNEMLEMYKSGLVEFGGHTLHHPKLDTLTEEEQRYEIEENKIYLEKTLGEKLYSFAYPYGIFNETSKKIVKELGFNYGIATDSGKFYIEDDLYQVRRIGIFSDITMSKFKRRVKGNYNLKYTR; translated from the coding sequence ATGATAAAAATATTTGAGTATTTTTTTAAAAAAGAAATACCAGTTTTAATGTATCATAGATTAATAAATAATAAGGAAGAAATAGGTAAAAATACGATTTACCTAAATGTAGATGAATTTGAAAAACAATTAAAATATTTAAAAGATAATAATTATATAACTATTACATTTAAAGATTTATATAAAATTCCAAAAAAAGAAAGAAAAAATAAGAAATATATAATTTTAACATTTGATGATGGTTATAAAGACAATTACAATTTATTATTTCCACTTTTAAAAAAGTATAATATGAAAGCAGTCATATATATGGTTTCAGATGAAAAATATAATATATGGGATGTTGAAGCCAGTGGAGAAAAGAGATTTGATTTGATGTCTAAAAATGAAATGTTAGAAATGTATAAATCAGGTTTAGTTGAGTTTGGAGGACACACTCTACATCATCCAAAATTAGATACTTTAACTGAGGAAGAGCAAAGATACGAAATAGAAGAAAATAAAATTTATTTAGAAAAAACACTGGGAGAAAAATTATATTCTTTTGCTTATCCTTATGGAATATTTAATGAAACTTCTAAAAAAATAGTAAAAGAGTTAGGTTTTAATTATGGAATAGCAACAGACTCAGGGAAATTTTATATAGAAGATGATTTATATCAAGTAAGAAGAATAGGAATTTTTTCAGATATAACAATGTCAAAATTTAAGAGAAGAGTAAAAGGAAATTATAATTTAAAATATACTAGGTGA
- a CDS encoding glycosyltransferase family 32 protein, giving the protein MIEKKIHYVWFGNTKPEKVLKCIESWKKNIPDYEIIEWNEKNFNIEEELKSNKFFRECYNRKLWAFVSDYVRVKVLYNYGGIYLDTDMEIIKDITPLLDADMFLGYENEDTMSFGIVGVIPKHKVFKKMYEFYQDEIWKSPLHIVTSILTEILEKEYHGKYRENNINIYPREYFYPFNHDEEFTKDCITANTYAIHWWGKSWKKNPKVYFLKYKHLPWWKKYPKHVAKLINYYFKNLFNFRKE; this is encoded by the coding sequence ATGATAGAAAAAAAAATTCATTATGTATGGTTTGGTAATACTAAACCTGAAAAAGTTTTAAAGTGCATAGAAAGTTGGAAAAAAAATATACCAGATTATGAAATAATAGAGTGGAATGAAAAAAATTTTAACATAGAGGAAGAACTAAAAAGTAATAAATTTTTTAGAGAATGTTATAATAGAAAATTATGGGCATTTGTTTCTGATTATGTAAGAGTAAAAGTTTTATATAATTATGGTGGAATATACTTAGACACTGATATGGAAATTATAAAAGATATCACACCTCTTTTAGATGCAGATATGTTTCTTGGATATGAAAATGAAGACACTATGAGCTTTGGTATAGTTGGTGTAATACCAAAACATAAGGTTTTTAAAAAGATGTATGAATTTTATCAAGATGAGATATGGAAATCTCCTTTACATATAGTTACAAGTATATTAACAGAAATTTTAGAAAAAGAATATCATGGTAAATATAGAGAAAACAATATAAATATATATCCAAGAGAATATTTTTATCCATTTAATCATGATGAAGAATTTACTAAGGACTGTATTACAGCAAATACTTATGCTATACATTGGTGGGGAAAAAGTTGGAAAAAAAATCCAAAAGTTTATTTTTTGAAATATAAACATCTACCTTGGTGGAAAAAATATCCAAAACATGTGGCTAAGTTAATAAATTATTATTTTAAAAATTTATTTAATTTTAGAAAGGAATAA
- a CDS encoding glycosyltransferase, translated as MKDKITVIVTLYNRLEYARNMILALQQQTKQIDELIFADDGSSEKLMEYIEDLLVDCNFKIKHVYQDDIGFRLARSRNNGAREASGDYLIFLDQDVIFDNDFIESIYNSRRKKRMIFSEALGSSLEEKNKIQELINTQKFDYKEIYDLVDNTKKVEQGQIVNKEKFYNFLYKLKLRSRGAKIVGLIFSLFKEDFININGLDEKYIGYGYEDDDFGNRFFKYGGETFAFKMKRYPIHMYHKAASPNGSPNEDYYRQRKIEISKKNYRCEYGYDKTFGEDKYKVIEIK; from the coding sequence ATGAAGGATAAAATAACAGTAATAGTAACTCTTTATAATAGATTAGAGTATGCAAGAAATATGATTTTAGCATTACAACAACAAACAAAACAAATAGATGAGCTTATATTTGCTGATGATGGTTCAAGTGAAAAGTTGATGGAATATATAGAAGATTTATTAGTTGACTGTAATTTTAAAATAAAACATGTATACCAAGATGATATAGGTTTTAGACTTGCAAGATCAAGAAATAATGGAGCTAGAGAAGCTAGTGGGGATTATTTAATATTTTTAGATCAAGATGTGATATTTGATAATGATTTTATAGAAAGCATATACAATTCAAGAAGAAAGAAGAGAATGATATTTTCAGAGGCTCTGGGAAGTTCATTAGAAGAAAAAAATAAGATACAAGAGCTTATAAATACTCAAAAATTTGATTATAAAGAAATCTATGATTTAGTTGACAATACAAAAAAAGTAGAGCAAGGTCAAATTGTAAATAAAGAAAAATTTTATAACTTTTTGTATAAATTAAAATTAAGGTCAAGAGGAGCAAAAATAGTAGGATTAATTTTCTCACTTTTTAAAGAAGATTTTATTAATATAAATGGCTTAGATGAAAAATATATAGGTTATGGTTATGAAGATGATGATTTTGGAAACAGATTTTTTAAATATGGTGGAGAAACTTTTGCTTTTAAAATGAAAAGATATCCTATACATATGTATCATAAAGCTGCAAGCCCAAATGGAAGTCCAAATGAAGATTATTATAGACAAAGAAAAATTGAAATATCAAAGAAAAATTATAGATGTGAATATGGCTATGATAAAACTTTTGGAGAAGATAAATATAAAGTGATAGAAATAAAATAA
- a CDS encoding lipopolysaccharide core heptose(II) kinase RfaY, with amino-acid sequence MAELNLKKYKELNIYYYEKEFLDLALKVIDGNYSTCQILKDTKRNYVSVIEIDGKKYVYKEPRNEFRIPQRQLTTFLKKGEALTTLVNINKLINIDFKEFVKPLVAVNKRHYGFIVSSFFIMEFVEGEDNRKNLDMIVEKMKEIHKLGYYHGDFNPGNFLVENKQIHILDTQGKKMFFGNYRAHYDMITMKYDSYDEMIYPYKKNLFYYLAYSMKRFKRLAFIEKIKYFKKKLRDKGWKI; translated from the coding sequence ATGGCTGAGCTAAATTTAAAAAAATATAAAGAATTAAATATTTACTATTATGAAAAAGAATTTTTAGACTTAGCTTTAAAAGTAATAGATGGCAATTATTCTACATGTCAAATTTTAAAAGATACCAAAAGAAATTATGTATCTGTAATAGAAATAGATGGTAAAAAATATGTATACAAAGAGCCTAGAAATGAATTTAGAATACCTCAAAGACAACTTACTACTTTTTTAAAAAAAGGTGAAGCTCTTACAACTTTGGTAAATATAAATAAATTAATAAATATTGATTTTAAAGAATTTGTTAAACCTTTGGTTGCAGTAAATAAAAGACATTATGGCTTTATTGTTTCTTCGTTTTTTATAATGGAGTTTGTAGAAGGTGAAGATAATAGAAAAAATTTAGATATGATAGTGGAAAAGATGAAAGAGATTCATAAACTAGGTTACTATCATGGAGATTTTAATCCTGGGAATTTCTTAGTTGAAAATAAACAAATTCATATTTTAGATACACAAGGAAAAAAAATGTTTTTTGGAAATTATAGAGCTCATTACGATATGATAACAATGAAATATGATTCTTATGATGAGATGATATACCCATATAAAAAGAATTTATTTTACTACTTAGCTTATTCAATGAAAAGATTTAAAAGACTAGCTTTTATTGAAAAAATTAAATATTTTAAGAAGAAATTAAGAGACAAAGGTTGGAAAATTTAA
- a CDS encoding LicD family protein, translating into MYNNSELRKIQQKKLEILIDIAKFCNENKIRYWLDSGTLLGAVRHGGFIPWDDDIDIIIMQEDAKFLKENYKSENFEIINTNEEGINFYKVISKKEQVQVGDSIAELDIDIFLATYYPDSMALKFWNSFFHLKKNRIDRFSFSLFFTNILINLKRKLEKTKLFNYKNIEKKISYILDKAKKKNKAMPNIAYTPDCGFYLIIWREDEIFPLKKMKFEGIEFNIPNNYDTYLKKMYYSYMDLPPKEKRVPDHYQDKELKLIIK; encoded by the coding sequence ATGTATAATAATAGTGAGTTAAGAAAAATTCAACAAAAAAAACTTGAAATTTTAATAGATATAGCAAAATTTTGTAATGAAAATAAAATAAGATATTGGTTAGATTCAGGAACACTTTTAGGAGCAGTGAGACATGGTGGATTTATACCTTGGGATGATGATATTGATATTATAATTATGCAAGAAGATGCTAAATTTTTAAAAGAAAATTATAAAAGTGAAAATTTTGAAATTATAAACACTAATGAGGAAGGAATAAATTTTTATAAGGTTATTTCAAAAAAAGAGCAAGTTCAAGTGGGAGATAGTATTGCTGAATTAGATATTGATATTTTCTTAGCCACTTATTATCCAGATTCGATGGCACTAAAGTTTTGGAATTCTTTTTTTCATTTAAAGAAAAATAGAATAGATAGATTTTCTTTTTCATTATTTTTTACTAATATATTAATTAATTTAAAGAGAAAATTAGAAAAGACAAAATTATTTAACTATAAGAATATTGAAAAGAAAATATCTTATATTCTTGATAAAGCTAAAAAGAAAAATAAAGCTATGCCAAATATTGCATATACGCCTGATTGTGGTTTTTATTTAATTATTTGGAGAGAAGATGAGATATTTCCTCTAAAAAAAATGAAATTTGAAGGAATAGAATTTAACATTCCTAATAATTATGATACTTATCTAAAAAAAATGTATTATAGTTATATGGACTTACCTCCAAAAGAAAAAAGAGTACCAGATCATTATCAAGATAAAGAATTAAAATTAATAATAAAGTAG
- a CDS encoding NCS2 family permease — protein MQEALRKFFNFEEYETNFKKEIIAGTTNFLTMAYILGVNTIILSSAGMDFNSVFLATAISSAIACFVMGLVANAPLGLAPGMGSNSFFTFIVVKLYGYSYQEALAMVFVSGTLFLLLSATGIRDKIINSIPENLKQSIGAGTGFFIALIGLVKAGIAVSHPATLITLGNFKNPTVLLAVFGLLLTIVLMSRKIDAAVFFGLLITAIVGIVLGKFGVEGMPKFSNEIIKINTSLNHFGDFFYGLKSLISKPKSIFLIFTFFFVDFFDTAGTLVAITNKITSKTGKNYKMKKMLFSDAVGTVVGAVLGTSTVTTLTESTSGVAAGGRTGLTAITTGIWFLIASIFTPLVAIASPIEVGGMFFEPVIAPSLICVGILMATQLSSIDWHDFTAASAGFVTIMIMIVGYSIPDGIAAGFIVYVFSKLFTKNVKDISPSVWAMFVLFVLHFALK, from the coding sequence ATGCAAGAGGCATTAAGAAAATTTTTTAACTTTGAAGAGTATGAAACCAATTTTAAAAAAGAAATTATTGCAGGAACTACAAATTTTTTGACAATGGCTTATATTCTAGGGGTGAATACTATAATATTAAGTTCAGCAGGAATGGATTTCAACTCAGTATTTTTGGCAACAGCAATTTCATCAGCAATAGCTTGTTTTGTAATGGGACTTGTTGCTAATGCACCTTTAGGACTTGCACCAGGGATGGGATCTAATTCATTTTTTACATTTATTGTTGTCAAATTATATGGTTATTCTTATCAAGAAGCTTTAGCTATGGTTTTTGTTTCTGGAACATTATTTTTACTTCTTTCTGCAACAGGAATAAGAGATAAAATCATAAATTCAATACCAGAAAATTTAAAACAGAGTATAGGAGCAGGAACAGGATTTTTCATAGCTTTAATAGGTTTAGTAAAGGCAGGGATAGCAGTTTCACATCCAGCAACCCTTATAACATTAGGAAATTTTAAAAATCCTACTGTATTACTTGCAGTATTTGGATTGCTTCTAACAATAGTTTTGATGAGTAGAAAAATTGATGCAGCAGTATTTTTTGGACTTTTAATAACTGCTATTGTAGGAATTGTTCTAGGAAAATTTGGTGTAGAAGGAATGCCAAAATTTTCAAATGAAATTATAAAAATAAATACTTCATTGAATCATTTTGGAGATTTTTTCTATGGATTAAAAAGTTTAATTTCAAAACCTAAATCAATATTTTTAATATTTACCTTCTTCTTTGTTGATTTTTTTGATACAGCAGGAACATTAGTTGCTATAACAAATAAAATTACATCTAAAACTGGAAAAAATTATAAAATGAAAAAAATGTTATTCTCTGATGCAGTAGGCACAGTGGTTGGAGCTGTATTAGGAACTTCAACAGTAACCACTTTAACAGAATCTACAAGTGGAGTTGCAGCAGGTGGTAGAACAGGACTTACAGCAATAACAACAGGAATTTGGTTTTTAATAGCTTCAATATTTACCCCTCTTGTAGCAATAGCATCACCAATAGAAGTAGGAGGAATGTTTTTTGAACCAGTTATAGCACCTTCACTTATCTGTGTTGGAATACTTATGGCAACTCAACTTTCAAGTATAGATTGGCATGATTTTACAGCAGCTTCTGCTGGTTTTGTAACTATAATGATAATGATAGTTGGATATTCGATTCCTGATGGTATAGCAGCTGGGTTTATTGTTTATGTATTCTCAAAATTATTCACAAAGAATGTAAAAGATATAAGTCCTAGTGTGTGGGCGATGTTCGTCTTATTTGTTTTACATTTTGCTTTAAAATAG